The Anolis sagrei isolate rAnoSag1 chromosome 6, rAnoSag1.mat, whole genome shotgun sequence genome includes the window aacaaaaaaacagtgtGGACAGAAAGTGATCTTCTCCCAGGCCTGGCCCCTCGTCCAACAAACATGGCAAAATCTCCCTCTCCCACTTTTGGAACTGTTTCTTTGGATTCTTCCCCAGGGGATAGAGCAGGTCTGCACAACtcgtggccctccaggtgtttgggactccaactctctgaagcccagcttgttcaatggtcaggaattctgggagcagaaatccaaaataccggAGGGCCGCAAATGCTAATTTTCATAGTAAAATATCAAGGCCAGTCAACAAATGAGCCAATCCTTCTAATTTATGTGAATTATGTTATAAAATGCTGAGATGTCTGGACTATCTTGGCTGCCAACAAGAAAAATGAAGGCTGAATACAACCAAATCAACTAACGTTCCTTAGAtaacagaggaaaaaaaatcaaaacttaccAACAGGTTCAGCAACAGGTATCTGTGTAGGAGCAGATCTATTCCAAGGACCTGATGACTTGTCTGAACCCCCACCTGGTTCTTCACTATTATCTCGGGGTTcatctcttttttcattttcttcgtCATCTTTTTCACTGACAGAAAAACAGAGGATGCTATAGTATCCATCTTTTACATACAACAGAATATGTAAGCACATATTTTTGATGATTGTGTCCAAGCTTGAGGATCACCACACAAAAGGATAGAATGCAATTATTAACAAGAAAAAGAGGAGTATTAACTAGAACAGCAGTTCTTAACCTTTTCTTTATCACTGACCTCCTGTAAATAGCTTGTTGCTGCAGACCACCAAgaattaacatttaaaaacctaagCTCTAGGATTCTCAATAGCTACATAATTCTAGGAAGAAACAGTTATTCTGAGAATGGGGTGATGCAACATGGACAACACCAGAGTTTGGTGCAGCTGCAAAGGTGGTTACCAGCTGTATGCATGGCAGAAAGAAATGTTATGCACTTTCACTCAGTGTgattcatttgcatgttttaaatgcATGCCGATGCATCAAGTGCTCAATACATTTTTTGTTATTAATGCAGTTATTTTCATAACTTTTGGACAGTTTGAAATATTGTATTGACATGCAACGGCAAGATCCCCGTTCTTTGAGATCTATGTAAGACCATCTGACTGTCTAccttgttcatttttttcttccattcatGTCTATCTTTCTGATTTAACTGTAAACATTCGTAACATTTCTTCAAGCCTTCAAAGACCTTCTATGAGGACATCATGGCTCCTCTGGGTCCATGGATCAAAGGTCAAGAATCCCACAAAAATCTGTAGTTTTATAAGCATAAGAACTTACAAAACTACAGATTTCCAGCTGGCAAAGGAAATAGCTGCAAAAGAATCAAGATGCACAGCATCACGTAGCTCAAAGAGTAGAATCATCATATTTGGGACACCTTTTGGGATACATGATTGCCTTCATTCAATTCATAAGCAAACATGGTCAAGGTGAAGGCCCACCAGCATCGAATTCTCAGTTCTAGAAATATATCTGCTGAAGGTttatccccatgtaagccgccccaagtcccttcggggagatagaggcaataggttaaacccctgtgccggcaggactgaagaccaacaggtcggagttCTGAATTTgggaagagcaggttgagctctctctgtcagcttcagctccccatgcagggacacgagagaaacctcccacaaggatggtaaaacatcaaacatcggggcgtcccctgggcaacatccttgttgacggccaattctatcaaaccagaagcaacttgcagtttctcaagtcgctcctgacacacaaaaaatagaTATAATACTCTTTGAGTTGCCATTTTAAAACCATATACTCCCCATAGTACTtggccatatgtgtgtgtgtgtagtgtttcGTTAACTTAAATTATGTTTTCAAAAAACTTAATTCATTGTTCATTGTTTTAGGAACATTACACAAAACAACATTACTAAGCaaattgtagtaaaaaaaaagagCCAGGAGTATACACTCATGTACAAAATATTGCTAAACCTGTATTTTTCATGTTGATAGTTATTATCTTGAGAAAGAACTTCCAGAAACATCAGTCATACCAAACATACTGATACATGAAGGGGATTATCACAGGTTGGTTTGAACCAATGGAAACTATTGCCAACAAGCTATTAGTAAGCTTATTATAACTATCAGCATGTACAATCAGAACATAGATTACTATACTTAAAAATGCGCTTTTAAAACATACCTAATTTGCATGGATTGAACTCTGAGGCCACTGTAATCAATTGTTTCTTCCTGCTCAAATTCCTTCCAGTCATCCTCCTCCTGAAAGACATGAACATTATATAGGCTCATTATCAGCACCTCACTATGTAACACAAATTAACAAGTACAGTAAACTATGGAATGATTGTGTAAtcgtttttaaaaaccctctccTGATGTCAATACTTCCTTTCTTTTACTGTTTCAGAAGCAGAATGCAACCCACTccaaaagcacaaagcacactATTAATGTTCAAATATTTCACatacagtgagcccttggtatctggGGGGAACTGGCTCCAGGACTCCTGCAGATACCAAAAATTGTGGATGCTCAAGTGCCTGCAGagtggcggcagcagcagcagcaagttcTGGCTGGCAGGGACATGATGATAGGTGGTAGCAGGAGTTTCTGCTTGTTCATTCATCCCACAATTGGCTATGGCTGCAAGCATCTTCTTTAGGATCATGGTAATTGGCCATAACTCTCCTCCTGTCTCTCACCAAGATACCACATTTCCAAGTCCCAATGCACTTCTTTCACCCCTCCCCTACTGCTTTTCTGCTCCCCCTGTTATTCTCCGTCTTGGTGTTGTTGGTTTGTTTATTCACAACTGGGAGTGCCACTGCCAATTGCCATGTCCCCAAGGAAGCTACTCACAACTGCTGCCAATAGCACAGTAGCAAACAGCTACTGCAGGACATGGCAAATGACAACAATACTCTTGCTCCCAAATGAAGAAGGAGTGCCCAAAAGCACCACCATGTCCCcaaattttctttcatttttattttggatCCACGGTTGGTTAAATCAGCAGAATCCCCAGATATGGTGGGTACATATCTGATTAATGTGtatgcttatttttatttttgcagaacAACTGAATATATATGGAAAACCAAATTCTCAGATCAGAATCAGGCACAGTATGACTATGCTAGAATTTTGAATAGCACAGTTAGTTGTGAAATGACTGTAAAACATTAGAAGCCTTGACACAATTTTAACACCATTGCACAACACAAAACTTCACACTAAATGACACTTTTAAGTTCTAAAGTGTCTCTACATTCTGACCCTTTAGTTACAGGGTAAAATGACTGCTGCTCATCTCCTCATCCAATTCTACATTCAAAAGTATTTTCCCACAGAAGCTTCCCTGCCACCAGCATTGTCACCTTTCTAATACAAGCCAGAACCATATTTATTGTTCAAAGTATTTAGACACTGGAAAGGCTATCTAGTACTGGCTTATGGTGCTCATTCTAGGCTGTTCATGGTGTAAATATAAAGATGACTAATGTAAATAAAGGCATTTAAAGAGCTTTGCTGTATACTGATCAACACATTATCATTGTGATATCAATTATGCAGTACAATGAACATGCACTTTCTTGTTTGGAATATGGTTCTTTgtacattttccttttaaaaacagaTTTATGATTTTTCCAGTGATAAGAAGCAATGTATGAATTTCATATAGGAATGAAACAATGAGCAAGATTATTTTGAATTCTTTATATtgatatcttttttaaaagttacacTAATTTCTGATGTTAGTCAACTGAATAGAAGCAAACAAGAAGCTGTGTGAAAACATAATGAATGCTCTACAATTTGAACTTTCCAAGATATTAAACCCTCTTTATCGTTCTTATGAAGATACTTGGGACTCAGACTTGTTTGCTTGACCTACTTCTCTCATTATATCACACACTCCTGAATTCAAGGACCCGAACATTCTGCTAAATGTAGAATTAAACAGGATGCCTTTAATTATTTGGGGTATATTTATAGAAAAAGGATGAAAGGCAGAAAAGAAACGACTGACAACAAATATTGTCATATAATAGAATACAGTGACTTTTAAAATCCAATCTGATGTCTGTTTAACAAAGATTACCCATTTACCTATCTAAGAGCAAATAATTAAATTTGAAACAGCAAGCAATTGTTCATGGCCTATTAACCTGACTATGCCTAGGATACAAAGCATGTTTACAGTTTAGTAGAATACTAGGGAATCTACTCTTTAGCTGCTTAAAAAAGACACAGAGGAAACAAGAACACCACTGCTGATAGTTAACTTGCAAACCAGCAAAGAAATAAGTTTTTCACAGATGGATCTCTCTTCTATTGTATCTTCCTAATTCACATGCATTGCAATATTCCTTAATCTCAAAAAGACTTCTGAACATTGACTGGCTTACCCAAGGAATAGATGGATCTCTATATGATGATGGACAGCAACTCCCATTTTTCCACATCACTGCTTATGCTAGGTAGGGCTTTCAACAGCCAAAATGCAAGTTTTACAGTCACAGATTCGTCACCATGCTCTAGCTATAAAACCACACCCCAATACATCCCAACTACCTCAAGCAGAAAAAATGACCTACTTTCCTCAAATTTCCATACACAAAAGATGATGACTAATATGGATAAAGTGATTTTCTTTCATATTACAGGAATAGGGCTTTTTTTACAAAGCAGTTCTGGTAGAAAAGTGCCTCACATACATCCTTTGTAAAACTTGGGAGCAATTAATTATTGACACTTAAATGTGACAGAATCTTGAGACTTGCTTTATGATTAAAAATCGAAACTTGTCACATTTGATGAGAATTATGTCTGAAGTTTAAAGGGACTTTGAAAAAGCTGTATAATCATAAAATCCAATGGCCATAGGTATTATCCTTGCGAAATTCCTCTAAGGGTTTTCAGATTTaggacaaaaaaacccccaaaaaccagAAGAGAATAGAGACATGACACAGATGATAGATCACAAAAAGAAGCATGTAAGGTACATAAAATCTTGTCATGATCAGCACAAAAAAGGAGCAGCATCAGTGCCTACAGATAGGAGTAGGAAATTGTCTCCATGtatgtaaaaaaaatcatactcGCCTCATAGGCACTCTGATCAAGACCCATGATATCTGTGATTtctttgtaatgcatttttttttgcattttaatgcatttcaaaAGAGTACTGCCTTTTATCCCCATGTTTTACCAAAAATCCAGACTTTTTAAGTTTGTGGCTGGCCCTTCAGGAAACACTGTTTCTCTGTGTCATTGAGAGAAGAAATAATTGGTGGGTGGAATGGGTTGTTGGGaaatgagtattcatgccaggaaATGCTCCTTTCCtgggtttaatttttattttcaaacattTGTGTGTGCTGATACTTGGATACCAGTACAAGTAGTACTCAAGTTACTAACatttgactcatagttaagaatggagggagagacaacaggaagagagagaaatctatcccaagGAAGGGAAagtctgagttgctgtgagttttccgtgctgtatggccatgttccagaagcattatcttctgatgaatgcttctggaaatggccatacagcccagaaaactcacagcagcccagtgattccggccataaaaaaCTTGGACatgaagggaaaatcactcctaaAAAAGTTGCTACCGATAAAGCCCGATAGATTTGGGTCCTGTCTATTTACGTGACcggatctccctttatgaaccagtttGGGCTTTAAGATCGGCTAGGGAGGCCCAAGTCTCAATCCCATCCCCATCACAAACGAGGCTGGTGGAaatgaaagagagggccttttcaataAGTCCCCCCCACAGAATGCCCTCTTCAGGGAGATTAGACAAGCAACCACCCTCATGACTTTTAAGGAGGACTTGGAAGATCTGACTGTTCAaacggctgttaagaattgtgagagttgaagtccaaaatacccagggtgctaaagtttgcccatgcctaccctAGTGCAACCTTATAGCCACATTCTAGCAGAAGCTGATCacagagttgtactggaggactTAAGAGATTCACTGAGACATGTTATTTCTAGGAATCGCTATATCCTCCAAGATGGCTCCATGTTCAACTGCCAGCAGGATTTGACCAAAGAGTTATGCTGGAGGAGCCAGAAAATCTTAGAGACACAATGTTAATCAAATCAACAAATAATCATACctgcaagaacaagccacaattGTGTAGAGTTgtttatatttgcatatactaCATTTAATGCATTTCTTTGGGTGTtaggctgtcaggaattctgggagttgaagtcaaaaacatccgcagggctgaagtttgcccaggcctgctctagaccttctctttaaagcagtggttcccaatctgtggcccAAGGGCCACTaatggtccgcaagaatgaaaatgtggtccacggcctcaccatcaCTTTATTGTTGcctcgaaaccctcttatagtgccaaggcaacagggatgttggcaGGGGAgatgctgactacccacaaaagattactatttCCAAattagataaaggtaaaagttttcccctgacattaagtccagtcgtgtctgactctgggggttggtgctcatctccatttcaaggccaaagagccggagttgtcggtagacacctccaaggtcatgacttcaTGTAGTGgtcaccttcccgctggagtactacccactgatctactcacatttgcatgttttcaaactgctggcaAAAACAGCAGCTCctgctaacagcaagagctcatgcggctcccaggatttgaacctgcgaccttttgggcagcaagttcagcagctcagcaatttaacccactgcacctagattaataaatatggttttctgtgggtgagcaggtggTGACTACCAGATGGCATATGtcttgtatcagaaactacagctaatGTAgtctattcaatgccattttctgtatcagcaccccaaataaccaaaccgaatctaaagttgaccaaaaaactgattcgtaacctttttggtattaatgttggagagtggtccctagtcaaaaaaaggttgggaacctttgATTTAATATATAGTGGGATGAGGTCCACAGCTGTgattttgggcccttccacactgccctataacccagaatatcaaggcagataatcccacaatatctgctttgcattgggatatctgagtccacactactatatattccagttcgaagtagaaaatgtgggatttttttcagctgtgtggaaggggcctttgaaaCAGAATgatggaatcccgggagttgtagttcagcgaGGCGCCTGCCCTCATTCTGGGTGGAGAGGGGCCAGGAGGGCCTTGTGAGAGTACAGCTCCCAGGGCTCCACAGCACTGATACTAagctactaatgttggagagtggtccctggtcaaaaaaaggttgggaaccactgctttaaagtgtAGTGGGATGAGGTCCACAGCAGTGATTTTGAAACGGGATGATGGAATcccaagagttgtagttcagcaaggCGCCTGCCCTCATCTTGGGCGGAGAATTGATTTCTCATTGcattattctgttttgtttttattgtattcctatgctttatttatcttattgtgatattagttttgttgtttggttttattttattgtattttgttgtaattgtattgctgggctcggccccatgtaagccgccatGAGTTTCTTTTTGGGAGATCGTTTTAGTTTtggggagattattattattattagccatcacctgccacatgttgctgtggctcagtatgtgtatatgtgttttgtgtgtatatatatttgtgcatatatggGTGTTGGTGTATAtacgtggttttgcacatgcgttgtaatgcattttttgttttctggctttttaagtcttttctgctgtgttttttgagcgatggtcactagttggcctgagaggtgtattgtgtctgaatttggtgtcaatttgtccagtgatttttgagttatgttaatcccacaaatgagcattacatttatacacacacacacacacatacacacttgtgtgagtatatatttgtgtatatatacatatatgtgtgtgtgtgtggttttgtgcatgcgttgtaatgtaatttttgttttatggcttttaaagtatcttctgctgtgtttttcagtatttttaagagtgatggtcactcattggcctgagaggtgtattgtgtccaaatttggtgtcaattcccccagtggattttgagttatgttaatcccaaacgaacataacatttgtatttatatagactagccatcccctgccacacgttgctgtggcccagcctgtgtatgtgtttcgtgtgtgtatatatgtgtgtgtatatgtgtggctttgtgcatgcgttgtaatgtgtgttttttgttttaaaaatggcttttaaagtctgttttgttgtgtttttcagtgtttctatgagtgatggtcactcgttggcctgagaggtgtcttgtgtccaaattttggtgtcaattcccccagtggtttttgagttatgttaatcccacaaacgaacattagttTTATTTATACAGACTAACTGTACCCACCacctgttgctgtggccaaccttccctctttctctccttctttccctttttccttcactccctctttccttccttcccatctttccttctcttcttccttccttccccctttttctttctcttctgctgtctatctttcctttttctctttccttcttcccctccctctttctctacatcttctccccttcctttgctccctctttcccttttttcccatctctccttccttccccccctttcccttcatttttctctccttcctccctcccctacctctctccttccatctttgcttccatctccctttccttctttccctccctcttttctttctttcttttctcccctccctctttcttcctttttcctgtattgtcatttagctttttggggctttttaagtccctccttttgtgtttttgtgtttttatgagtgaaggacgtacattgaattgttaggtgtcttgtgtccaaatttggtgtcaattcccccagtggtttttgagttctgttaatcccacaaacgaacattacattttaatttatatatagatagatgatgattattattaaggGCCTTGTGAGAGTACAACTCCCAAGGCCCCATGGCACTGAGCCAGGGGAGTGCAAAGAGGGGCCAGGCTGCCTCCATTCTGCAGTGAGGGCGCGTGGGGAGGCTCCCCTTGGCGGCCTTCTTGCCCCAAGGCGCCCTTTCGTGTCCGGAGGccgcccttccctccctccctcagtgaTGGGGCCTTCCTCGGGGGCCCAGTCAGGCCAGAGCGGCGCCCTCTGCCGGCAGGAGGCCCACTTGGGCGGGCGCCACATGAGGGAggcctgccttcctcccttccttccccgctTCCTTCCCTCACCTTGTGCGCGGCCCTCGAGGCGGCGCCGGACCCGGAGGCCCCTCCAGACGAGGCGGCGTTCGCGTTGGGCGCCCCGCCGGCCCCGCCTTCGCCCTGCCGGCTTCCCCCGGCTCCTCCGCCCGCGTGGGAAGAGCCCGACGAGGCGGCGGCGACGCTCCCCGAACCAGCCCCGGAAGCCGCAGCATTGGAGGCGCTGCTTCCCCCTCCGCGCGCGCTCTTCTCTTTCCGCTTCTTCTTGTCCCTCTTGGCGAAGAAGTCGTCCAAGCTCCGCTCCTCAGTCTCAGccatggcggcggcggcggctccTCCTCCGGTTCAAACCGGTTCTGGCTGGCAGTCCGCTTCCCTCAgggcctcctcctccccgccgcGCCCGGCCCTTCTCCGGCCTTCCTCCCGCCGCAACCGCCGCCGGCCTGGCCACAGCCTCCCCTCACGCggcaggagcaggagcagcagcagcagcagcgccttCCGCCCTCCACGTTGGTGGCCGCCGCTTGACACAGCCCAAAGGAAAGGCGGGGGCGGCTCGGCTCACGTGGGGTGCTCCGCGGCGCCCGATTGGGCCACGCGCGCGCGAGGCGGGGGCACGCATGCGCTTTTCGTCCCCCCGCCGAAAGGAACAGAGGCCCCCCAATCAGAAGAGACGGCAGATCACGCACTTTGCGCGTCTCCTAAGTGAGGGACGGCGCTCGTGATTGGTCCGGaatacagggggggggggagattaggCGACATCGAGAGGGTTCGTTGGCGTGAAATGGGAGGGCGTTGCGCATGCGCCTTAAAGGCGTCGTGTCGCGTGgacgtggtggggagggggaaagggaggatgAGTACTCTTGGAGTCAGGATTCTTCTCGCTCGTGGTCTTGCTTTGTCATTTCCTTCAGAATAAGCAGAAACAGCGCTGGCCTTATTCAGTTTATATTATCCCATCCCCCCTTCTCTCTATTTTATGAGGGAATTGAATCCCTATTGTTTAATGGAACTCGTTCCAGAGTCCCCTCATACTGTAGTCTTATAGGGCCATGGGTTCATTTCAGCTGCCATGGCAACttccagtgcttcccaacctttttttgaccagggaccactctccaacattagtaccaaaaaggttataaATCGGTTTTTAGCCAActgtagatttggtttggttatctggggtgcagATTCACGAAACCGCAttggaatagaccacatcagctctagtttctgatacaaaacatatgccatccagtagtcgccatttgctcgctcacagaaaaccatatttaataatcgtGTGCGGATGTACTAGTAATCACTCTCTGCTTcaaggagtgtttgaggaccgagacatccgt containing:
- the CDV3 gene encoding protein CDV3 homolog isoform X2 translates to MAETEERSLDDFFAKRDKKKRKEKSARGGGSSASNAAASGAGSGSVAAASSGSSHAGGGAGGSRQGEGGAGGAPNANAASSGGASGSGAASRAAHKEEDDWKEFEQEETIDYSGLRVQSMQISEKDDEENEKRDEPRDNSEEPGGGSDKSSGPWNRSAPTQIPVAEPVESPEPVQSSGVYRPPGARETRTRKVPQGPPEIYSDTQFPSLQSTAKHVDTRKY
- the CDV3 gene encoding protein CDV3 homolog isoform X1 codes for the protein MAETEERSLDDFFAKRDKKKRKEKSARGGGSSASNAAASGAGSGSVAAASSGSSHAGGGAGGSRQGEGGAGGAPNANAASSGGASGSGAASRAAHKEEDDWKEFEQEETIDYSGLRVQSMQISEKDDEENEKRDEPRDNSEEPGGGSDKSSGPWNRSAPTQIPVAEPVESPEPVQSSGVYRPPGARETRTRKVPQGPPEIYSDTQFPSLQSTAKHVDTRKDKEMEKSFEVVKHKNRGRDEVSKTQATKLQLDNQYAVLGNH